ctgtttattgatccccaatgaggaaattacaatttacactctgtgtccacacttttttatttatcacacacattcctgaactacacacacgctcaggatctatacatgcactaatggagagatgtcagagtgagtggactgccagctgaaccagcgccatgagcggttgggggggggggggtacggtgccttgctcaacagcacctggcagggcccaggaggtgaagtggcatctctccagccaccaatccacactccgtactttttttatccatacggggacttgaaccagtgaacCTTCGGTTCCCAACCCAGCTCCCTACGGACTGttggtttgtcttgttttcttatGTGTCCTGGTTTTATCACACTGTTGTTTGATATGAATACAGAGATTGTGTTTCTGAATGCTATGTCAACCTAGTTTAAGATGGCCTACTCTCCATAAGTTAGCTGGACCACTGATAGGCTACAGTTTACCTTGTAAATGTGCTTGCTATTTTGTGgttcttttttctgttgacGTAAATTGCgtttattttgatttttgtttaatgtgGAACCAATTGCTGTTGCAACTAGGTAATTATGTGCTAGTGTTCCATTTTTGCTGCTCCATAGCCAATATCTTGATCACAGACCTACTTTGAATGTTAGCCCTCTGGCTATGCTCCAAAATCATGTGGCAGCAGCATGAGGATTACAGATATTTGGCGTACAGTTAATACCACCTGTAAATGTAgatattcctttttctcaggtagacatAAATCCTTTTCCAGAATAGATTTCCTTTTTGCATCTCCTCAATTGTTTCATTCAATTGATAAAGCAATGTTACTTCTAATGGCATTGCCTGACCATAAAGGTGTCCTTTGTGCCACCGCACCTAGCCAGCTTCCTCAACGTGCAGTTAGATGAGGTTTCAATACTTCTTTACATACAAATGAATCACATATCACCCAGTTTATTGCAGAATTCCACATGTTTGCAGAAAttaatgttggctctgtagaagaCCCCAGTATTTTGTAGGCTGCTATAAAAGGTTTTATCAGGAGCAATACCATACTATTCACAAAGCTAGATCACTTCAACTGCAAAAAGTTGAAGCTGAGTTTATCAGATTAGATTCATTGCTACAAATTTACTGATCAAATAGCTTTAGAACtaattagaaataaacaacattctgaaacaaaTCTGAATTACTAATCCATAGAACGAGACAGCCCTATTGTTTCCAGGGCGCAAGACCTGGTCATTTACTTGCCATGAGATTTAGGTCTAGTGACCATTTTACAGATAGTCCCGCTATTAAATCTTCAAATGGTAATATTAGAACTGaccctgttgaaataaataaatcctttcagacattttattccaattgGTATATATCAAAGGTCACTTTGAATAAAAACCACTGTGATGGATGGTTAAATCAGCTAGAATTGCCTCAACTGTCTGCAGAGGAATCAGCTCACATAGACAAATTGATTACTATAGAAGAACTAAGATGGcagtacagaatatgcaaaaaggaaaatcacctGGCTTTAATGGGATCCCCCCTGAATCAAGGGCCAAGGTTGCCCCTTGAGTCCTACATTATTTGTCCCTCTCAGTCTCTTCCCCACCTCTTCCATACAaggagtatggaagcttatcaagctttaaaattaactgttCAAAGTTTGTGttgcttcatttaaatgatcctGCTTGCAATTTAACTATCTGTGCTAACATCCCCAttgttaaacagtttaaatatttaggcattgaTGTTTTCCCTTACTTGAATCAGATAATTAGGCATAACTATTCTGCTACCATGAACAACTTTTTGAAAGGTATGGAAGGGTGAATGGGTCTTCCCATGTCTATCTAACCCGTATCCGCACGTGTCTTCTTGTCCGCCCGCGCGTGTCTGCTTGTGCGCCTGCGCGTGGCTGCGTGTCCTTATAACTGTCTGTTGGCACCTATTAGATCGATCACCCCCCCCAACAAAGTAATCATTACTAACCTAAATGCAGtctaaattaaaagaacattaaatATGAGAAAAATTTAACCTGGAACCAAAGTGCCAAAATAATGATTGACGTGACGTTGACATATTATTTGTAGCGGAACAAAAGCCAACCGAAAGGAAAATATGATGAAGGGCATCTTGGTCTTGGATTCACGGCAGCGGTGGTGTGGGCGGAGTAGAGACCGATGTGTGTTCTGTGTCTTAAACCTCTAGCAGCAGACAGTATGAGACCCAACAAATTAAGAAGACACCTAGAGACCACCCACCTCAGTCATGTCAATAAGCCACTTGATTTctttcaatacaaaaaaaacacacaattgcaGAGCAGCTCGTTCTCCCCGCTGCTCTATACATGGTGTCAATTATGCTTGACGAGAAAAGTACAGAAAAATGAATAGCTGTCCCCCTGTCAAATGACACAATTGCGAGACGTATATGCAACATTTCAAGACATCTTGAGAAACTACTCATAGATCAATTAAAAGACAGTTGTTTTGCATTACAAGTGGACAAAGCTACTGATAGCAATAAAGACTGCTTGTTCATATCGTACGTCCGCTTTCTGAATGGCGAGTCACTGTGCGAGGATTTGTTGTAttgcaaatacataaaaactagAGCCACAGCTGATGAGCTGTTTAAGATCATGGACAATTACCTCAATGAACACGGCCTTAAATGGGAAAGCTGGGTGGGCTTTTGCTCTGATGGCGCACAGACCATGGCAGGGTCAAGATACGGGCTGCAGGCACTAATAAAAAGGGTTGCGGCAGATGCGCATTGGACGCATTGTGTCATTCACAGGGAAGCGTTCGCGTCAAGGCAGCTCTGCCCTGAACTAAATGAGGTTTTCTGCAATCTGCAAGCAAGTTCCGTGatgaacattttctgtttaaactGGCCCACCTCAGGGATGTGTTTGGCAAGCTGAATGAATTAAATCTTCAGCTTCAAGGCAAAGACAAGCACCTACCGCACCTGGCAGACCAGATCAGCGCATTCATCCAAAAGCTTGAGGTATGGGGCAGGCGCCTCAATCAGCAAAACATAGATGTCTTTGAGAACCTGAATCAGCTGTGAAAACAAAGTACAGATCTCAGTTGAACATTGAGCATGACTTGAGAGTGGCCGTATCAATCCTGCAACCCCGCTTTGAGAAATTGTGCAATGCAAAACAGGCTCATTGCAGCCACTAATGCAGGGATAAATAGACCTTTCTTGCCAAATgaatttctcttcttttcttttattaacagATTGCAAACTTGATACAAATTTTGTATCAAGTTGCTCGTCTCTTGCTCGTCTATTGTGGTTAGGAATTATGGGATTATAAAAATCATAATAAGGGCCTGGGGCACCAAAACCTCCAGAAATGGCTCGTAGCAAATAGATTTCTGAGTCAGAAAGAACACACTGAATTTGTTATCTTTTTCTTacaaagaacaaacaaacaatttgatGGACACAGACaagtcttgttttttatttgtaattaggcatcaacattttcaaatcaccCCTGACATAACAATTTAATGTACTCATATTTTAGGTAAATTGAGCACCACTTCAGCTATTGACAAACTGTGTCAGTTGATTGAGTTTCAATCCTGATATTGTATTAAAATAACTGATCATCTCATGGCTTACATAACAAGAGTAGATCTTCCTCCTTCTGACTTAATACATGCCAGTGTCACTTATATCCACCCTCAAGACTGCTTCACCTGAGTCTGACATGGAAGCACTGACAATAGCATAATCACCCTCATAAGAAATGCAGGAGCCATCAGCCTTTGCTCttacaaaattattttcatttccattatACATCATATCATAAAGATTGTAGTCGCAGTTGTTTCCTCTGTCGAGGATCCCCACAGCAAACCAGTTAGAGTAGAGGTTTCGGTCGTAGGGAACGGAGAACATGATGGCCACGATGTGGCTGTAGTCGTTGAGGTTGGGGTTGAAAAGGTCATAGGTGAAGACGCCAACAGCCCCAGTCGCACTGCCCGTGTTCTTCTTGAACAATGCGCTGGCAGGGGAGTAGGGACCCACCACCGGGGGCAGAGGGACCTCACAGCATCCGCTCTCAGTAAACACCCTGAATACAGAGAGGCGCATTGTATCATGCTATACCATACTATTGATATTTACATTCACTGGTaggttttttgtcttttcctacAAGCCCACAAATGCACCCACTAAAAGTCTATTATCTCAACTGCTTAACAGTCTACCTACTATTGTCGTCTTTCTGTCCAttctgtaaacacaacattgattGCATGTCTGTCTATCCCGGAAGAATGATTCTGGCTCTAAGGATGGAGGGTTTCATATGTTGTATAAATTGTAAAGCTGTTTGAGGCTACATAGATAAAATTGATTTGACTGTAAGACATCAATGCAACTAAAACTGTTCTGATGAACACACAGTAGATAATGACATTTGACAATACCATTGAGTGTTTGTGTAGGATTTGCagtgcacttttttttcttcaagctggttgtttttagaatttttgttttttttgacaacaatTTGTCAAAGTAGTGAagatgctttatttatttttgtcatacaCTGACTAGCCTACACCATGGCCCTACCTATAGGACTTTCTTGTTGCTGCTGTGTATTATAGTCTTTGCCGTCAGTGGGTGGCGGTAGTGATTGCTGTTACAAAATACAACTATGGAACTGCTTGAGTCTGgttaaaaatgtactttcaaaccttcaaaaaaagtcaagtaCAGAAGCAATGCATCACCTTGGGTTGGCGAGCGTGTAGCAGCCAGAGTTGTTGTTAATCTCAACAGAGCAGAGGCGATGAGGCATTGTGATCAGGAGTGGTGGGGGAAGAGGCTGGCTGTAAACTGCAGACAAAACAGAATCATTTCATAATTCATTCAGCAATTCAGCATCTGtgtacagaaaaacaatttgtCGGACTCAATTATCTACGCTTTGTTGATTGATGTTTATTGTTTAAACCTCTTACTAAAtctaaatggactgcatttttattttatttatttatatatatatatatatatatatatatatatatatatatatacacacacacacacacacacacacacacacagctgtagtaGTAATGATATACATTACATTTCCCTGAGCTTTCAGGGATGGCCAGATTACATTCTCGTCAGCTTGTTTTCTTGAGgaaattaaaatttttaaaGGAATATGCCACCGTTgtttgaaatagggcttatcacagGCTTAATACATTTTTGCCCACCTATGTACATTGTACAGCTCTGGGAGACTGTGATAAGTCCTATTTTAAGTTTATCTAAAGCCTTTTTAGTTCTTGAAGAGTGTGCTAGTCAGTCAAATACTCTCCATATTCTAACATATCTTTCTAACAGGCGATTCAGAGTCCCTTAGTTTAGATAGAACAGGCTTaagaaagtttttttatatGCGTCAGTCTATCCTGCTGCTAAACCAAAATCAGTTTAGGATCTTGATCTGAGTCTATCTTGAAACATGTTTCTTTGCTATGACTGTCGATACATCTTCATCTTTGTACTATATGTGTAATTGTTGTGTAACTCTgtgtggatttttatttt
This portion of the Etheostoma cragini isolate CJK2018 chromosome 17, CSU_Ecrag_1.0, whole genome shotgun sequence genome encodes:
- the LOC117960965 gene encoding DELTA-stichotoxin-Hmg2b-like, translating into MPHRLCSVEINNNSGCYTLANPRVFTESGCCEVPLPPVVGPYSPASALFKKNTGSATGAVGVFTYDLFNPNLNDYSHIVAIMFSVPYDRNLYSNWFAVGILDRGNNCDYNLYDMMYNGNENNFVRAKADGSCISYEGDYAIVSASMSDSGEAVLRVDISDTGMY